Proteins encoded within one genomic window of Candidatus Dormiibacterota bacterium:
- a CDS encoding heme exporter protein CcmB codes for MTYLRAVLLVAGKDLRVELRSREQLVTLLFFALLVLVVFNFAFDFTVIDFVTLGPGVLWVAFIFSGVLAIGRSFQIEREQDRIQGILLSPIDRSAFYLGKVAATVLFMAVVEILIVPVAVVMFNFRFSGRILLAILALLLNTVGFAAVGTLFAAMTTSTRRSELLLPLLLFPAAVPVALAAVKTTSHVLAGRPFAAYGHWLQMSAAYDVIFLAAAVLLFDYVLED; via the coding sequence GTGACGTACCTGCGCGCCGTTCTTCTCGTCGCGGGGAAGGACCTGAGAGTCGAGCTGCGCAGCCGCGAGCAGCTCGTGACTCTGCTGTTCTTCGCGCTTCTCGTCCTCGTGGTGTTCAACTTCGCGTTCGACTTCACCGTCATCGACTTCGTGACGCTCGGCCCCGGGGTGCTCTGGGTCGCCTTCATCTTCTCGGGGGTGCTGGCGATCGGGCGCTCGTTCCAGATCGAGCGCGAGCAGGACCGCATCCAGGGGATCCTGCTCTCGCCGATCGACCGCAGCGCCTTCTACCTGGGCAAGGTCGCGGCCACGGTGCTGTTCATGGCGGTCGTGGAGATCCTGATCGTGCCGGTGGCGGTGGTGATGTTCAACTTCCGTTTCAGCGGCCGGATCCTCCTGGCGATCCTGGCGCTTCTTCTCAACACCGTCGGTTTCGCCGCGGTCGGAACCCTGTTCGCCGCCATGACCACCAGCACGCGCCGGTCCGAGCTCCTCCTGCCGCTCCTCCTCTTCCCCGCGGCCGTGCCGGTCGCGCTGGCCGCCGTCAAGACGACGAGCCACGTCCTGGCCGGGCGCCCGTTCGCCGCCTACGGGCACTGGCTCCAGATGTCCGCCGCCTACGATGTCATCTTTCTCGCGGCGGCCGTCCTGCT